Proteins from a genomic interval of Oreochromis aureus strain Israel breed Guangdong linkage group 6, ZZ_aureus, whole genome shotgun sequence:
- the LOC120440589 gene encoding sterile alpha motif domain-containing protein 3-like: protein MSETSSVSCGTSCSSGSQDTVILSSPEHLSQRLQRWPTSFSVPRFAYDTELLLASGNEAFKKDGTKLNFIPVLPDILEKLAETIFQYVAYPTSAQLADVAEALVRQHPCLKEPGSYNGCYGWQQRLKYKMGNYRSKLRGLGCPELDVNSLKRKQAHEKTPSKNLKKPRKAEVNYLPPNPQGETEESLEKERLQLLDEVKKRNNYRIISEKMAKTFSSRRQEVVNLAPPVSDFKSRWPALFDATQINDEFQRITTVNLETTFMAKLDQYSARIMSLASSKAGAAKIKIERIRNMLQESSVEIKERSQSVA, encoded by the exons ATGTCAGAGACTTCCAGTGTGTCCTGTGGCACCAGTTGCTCATCTGGATCTCAGGATACAGTAATTCTTTCCTCACCTGAACATCTGAGTCAGCGTTTACAGCGCTGGCCTACCAGTTTTTCTGTTCCTCGCTTTGCTTATGACACTGAGCTTTTACTTGCTTCAGGAAATGAAGCTTTCAAAAAGGATGGAACTAAACTCAACTTTATTCCAGTTCTTCCAGATATCCTTGAGAAATTGGCTGAAACGATCTTTCAGTATGTTGCCTACCCAACATCTGCACAGTTAGCAGATGTAGCTGAAGCACTTGTTCGACAGCATCCATGCCTTAAAGAACCAGGATCCTATAATGGATGCTATGGATGGCAACAAAgactaaaatataaaatggGCAATTACAGAAGTAAACTCAGAGGGCTTGGGTGCCCTGAGCTGGATGTGAACTCTCtcaaaagaaagcaagcacATGAGAAGACACCTTCAAAGAATCTTAAAAAGCCAAGAAAGGCTGAGGTGAACTATTTGCCACCTAACCCACAAGGAGAAACAGAGGAAAGTTTGGAAAAGGAAAGATTGCAACTTCTTGATGAAGTGAAGAAGAGGAACAACTATCGGATCATCAGTGAAAAAATGGCCAAAACATTCTCGAGTCGCAGACAGGAAGTTGTTAATCTGGCACCACCTGTCAGTGACTTCAAAAGTAGATGGCCTGCACTTTTTGATGCAACACAg ataaatgACGAGTTCCAAAGGATCACCACTGTTAACTTGGAAACAACATTCATGGCAAAACTGGACCAGTATTCCGCAAGAATAATGTCCCTGGCCTCTTCAAAAGCAGGTGCTGCAAAAATTAAGATCGAGCGCATCAGGAACATGCTGCAAGAG AGTTCGGTGGAAATAAAAGAGAGGTCGCAATCCGTTGCCTGA
- the LOC120440586 gene encoding carcinoembryonic antigen-related cell adhesion molecule 1-like, producing MLLTDFQLMFLGLILCITGVNGGETRICAFKGSSVDLHCSHQHLTSSRKWFTIDWDGYKYVQSELSVDGQRVTYNMSEEKNTTLTINDLRESDANTYCCMKTTDSPGHCWLNRISLQVVAELQVKVIPATEGQTVTLMCSSSCPLTEKPAAYIWYKNREFLYEDWSPWYQELLSSEDAVTYSCAVKGYEDLRAPEVSVGSITETCFSVTYAKGRMCSYRQTSVDEPCSITYPREVHILRTPGEKAEPVTLTCNTSCNLTDPQTAYMWYRNGQSYSEKKHLIVEYSLNFWNSWGANIFCAVKSNKYLQSAEVCVQDKNCWRVNYVSRRICALEGSSVNITSEYSHPDNMKPEFKCWSKKWRKDKVEVEELIEAAGRVEYQDSMKNQHILTINNLKKNDSGGYTFRFNKDHTRWTQSDLPGVFLIVTELRVKMSRSAVVTEGQRVTLTCSTSCPLTDNTNYIWYLNSRPLTPRENQNKHLILDPVRGEDAGSYSCAVKTNKDISSAPKTLTVQSITGTWTPAAAGVSAALLLLILLTVCWCVRKQRTSAQSTTERSDQIEQLSLGPVNDISTQPKEEDEVHYTLKKMNSAYLCFY from the exons ATGTTGTTGACAGACTTTCAACTGATGTTTCTGGGACTTATTTTGTGCATCACAG GTGTTAATGGAGGAGAAACCAGGATCTGTGCTTTCAAAGGTTCATCAGTGGATCTGCACTGCTCACATCAACATCTGACTTCAAGCAGAAAATGGTTCACTATAGACTGGGATGGTTACAAGTATGTTCAGAGTGAGCTCTCTGTGGATGGACAACGTGTAACGTACAACATGTctgaagagaaaaacacaactttaacCATCAATGATCTAAGAGAGAGTGATGCAAACACTTACTGCTGTATGAAGACTACAGACAGTCCAGGACACTGCTGGCTCAACAGAATTAGTCTTCAAGTTGTTGCAG AGCTGCAGGTAAAGGTGATTCCTGCCACAGAGGGACAGACAGTAACACtgatgtgcagcagcagctgtcctCTGACTGAAAAGCCTGCAGCCTACATCTGGTACAAGAACAGAGAGTTTCTCTATGAGGACTGGTCTCCCTGGTACCAAGAGCTGCTCAGCAGTGAGGACGCAGTCACATACTCCTGTGCTGTCAAAGGCTACGAGGATCTCAGAGCCCCTGAAGTCTCTGTGG GTTCCATCACAGAGACCTGCTTCAGTGTGACCTATGCTAAAGGGAGAATGTGTTCTTACAGGCAGACATCAGTAGATGAGCCGTGCTCCATCACATATCCCAGAG AGGTTCACATATTGAGGACTCCAGGGGAAAAAGCGGAGCCTGTCACACTGACCTGTAACACCAGCTGTAATCTGACTGATCCTCAAACTGCCTACATGTGGTACAGAAATGGACAAAGTTATAGtgagaaaaaacatttaattgttGAATATTCGCTTAATTTTTGGAACTCTTGGGGAGCAAACATCTTTTGTGCAGTTAAAAGCAACAAGTATCTTCAGTCTGCAGAAGTCT GTGTTCAGGATAAAAACTGCTGGAGAGTGAATTATGTCAGCAGGAGAATCTGTGCTCTGGAAGGATCTTCAGTGAACATCACAAGTGAATACTCACATCCTGATAACATGAAGCCAGAGTTTAAATGTTGGAgtaaaaaatggagaaaagatAAAGTGGAAGTTGAAGAGCTGATTGaggctgcaggtcgtgtggagTATCAGGACAGCATGAAGAACCAACACATCCTGACCATCAACAACCTGAAGAAGAATGACTCAGGAGGATACACATTCAGATTCAACAAAGATCATACAAGATGGACACAGTCTGATCTGCCTGGAGTCTTTTTGATTGTTACAG AGCTGAGAGTGAAGATGAGTCGTTCTGCAGTGGTGACAGAGGGTCAGAGAGTTACACTGACCTGCAGTACCAGCTGTCCTCTGACTgacaacacaaactacatttggtACTTGAACAGTCGACCTCTGACCCCGAGAGAGAACCAGAACAAACATCTGATCCTAGACCCAGTCAGGGGGGAGGATGCAGGAAGCTACTCCTGTGCTGTGAAAACCAACAAAGATATCAGCTCTGCTCCAAAGACTCTCACTGTCCAAAGTATCACAGGAACATGGacaccagcagctgcaggagtttctgcagctctgctgcttTTAATACTTCTCACTGTCTGCTGGTGTGTTAG GAAACAGAGAACTTCTGCTCAGTCAACAACTGAAAGGTCTGACCAAATTGAACAG CTCAGCCTTGGTCCTGTTAATGACATCTCAACACAACCAAAGGAGGAGGATGAAGTCCACtacacactcaaaaaaatgaactcAGCCTATCTCTGCTTTTACTAA